One Methylobacterium sp. NMS14P DNA window includes the following coding sequences:
- a CDS encoding DUF6894 family protein, whose translation MSRFFFNVYDGVSAPDDTGTELANWQDARVAAINLAGSILRDEAHRIALSDEWHIEVTDERGLTLFRFDLFSTLSPVLTGGHGRSLDPFRR comes from the coding sequence GTGAGTCGATTCTTCTTCAACGTCTACGATGGTGTCAGCGCACCCGACGATACCGGCACCGAGCTAGCCAACTGGCAGGACGCTCGGGTCGCAGCAATCAACTTGGCCGGTTCCATCCTCAGAGACGAAGCTCATCGGATTGCCCTCAGCGACGAATGGCACATCGAAGTGACGGACGAGCGGGGCCTCACTCTATTCCGCTTCGACCTCTTCTCGACGCTATCTCCGGTCCTGACGGGCGGACACGGCAGGTCGCTGGATCCGTTTCGGCGATAG